A stretch of DNA from Terriglobia bacterium:
CCTTAACTTCGCGCTCGACCGTTTGATAGCCGTCGAGTTCGAGCTGCACCTTATATTTGCCAGCCTTCGTCTCGATTGTCGCCGGAGTGACGCTCGACGATGCCTCTCCGTTCAGAATGATCTTTGCACCTGCAGGCGTAGTCTTGATGCTGAGTTTTCCCCGCTCATTGTTTCCGCCTTTGAAAAACCGGCCAATCTTCGCGAACGGATTCGACTCCTTGGCCGGCTGCGTCGGCTTTGCCGATGCAGGAGCAGCAGCCGTGGTGGCCGGAACGGCCTGCAATTTGCCAGTGATGTTCTGCGTCTGCCCAAGCGCTACAGTTATGTTTTCTGTGGCTTCCTGGAAACCATCTTTGTGCAACTTGATCACATGGTTGCCAGGGGGCAGGCTCAGGGTGGCTGGAGTCTTCTGGCCCGTGGCCTTGCCGTTGAGCGTGATGTCGGCGCCCGCCGGTGTACTGGCAATCTTCACCGTACCGACAGTAGTAGTGAGCTTCGCGTCGACGGTACCTTTCTTTCCTGCAGCGACATCAACCGTGCGCTTCTCGGTGCCGAAGTTCGGCATTGCATAGGTGACGGTGTGCTTGCCTGCCGGCAGCTTGTCCGCGAGGAAGGGTGTCACCCATTCTGGGCGCGTCTGCCCGTCGATATCGACGTGAGCCCCGGCCGGTTCGCTGATGACCTGAAGGTCGCCAGTGGTCAGTTTCGGTTTAATGGGGCGCTTGGGAGCCGCAGCAGCATTTCCTGTCTCAGGTGGGATAGGCGTTGCATTGGCGTCGGTCGGCGGCGGTTCCGGTGTAACATCGGCAGAAGTCGGCGGGGTCGCGTCTGCACTCGTTGACGGAGTCGCGCCCGGCGACAACTGCTCCGCTTGCTTGGCCATGTCAATTGCCTGCTGCGCCTGTTGCATGGCCTGCTGGAACTGCTGCTGTTGGTTCGCTGCGGCGCGTTTGCGCGCATTGTGTCTCGTAATGCCGACAACACCGGCGACGAGTACAAGAAAGGCAAGCGCGCCGATGAGCAGCTTGCCCGGGCCGCGCGATCCGGCGGCCGCGATCTTTGCGGAGGTGGTGGTCGGCTGTTTGGCCGGAGCGGCCGGAGGCACGGGAAGCGGCGCAACGGCTGGCGTTTTGACCGTGCTGCTCGCTGCGGCTGAGCCCGTCGCTTGCGGAACTGGCGTGGGGTGCATCGCGGACCGCTGTCCGGTGGCCTGGGCTTGGGCTGGCGCAGGCGCCGGCGCCCTGGCAATTGTTGGCGAGGGGCCAATCAACGTAGCGTCGCCTTGTTCGATAGCCTCACGATTGAATGCGCCGGTCGCTGCCACAATCGTCGAGTTCGCATCCGTTCCGTAAGATTTGTAATTCTCGAGGTCGCGAATCAGTTCTGCGCCGCTCTGGTAGCGCTCGTAGGGGTCTTTCGCCAGCGTGCGGGTGACAACGGCGCTGAGTCCGGGATGAATCGTGAGATCGAGATCGCGCGGCGGAATCGGGTTCTCGTTAACGATTTTATAGATGATCGTGGTGACGCCCTGGCCCATGAACGGCTTCTCGCCGGTGAGCATTTCGTAAAGCATTACGCCGAGCGAGAACAGGTCGGAGCGGCCATCCAACTGACGGCCCTTGACCTGTTCGGGCGACATGTAATTCGGCGTCCCGAGGACCTGTCCGGTAGAGGTCAGGCTGCCGCTGACCTTGGCAATGCCGAAGTCCATGATCTTCGCCATGCCCTCGGGCGTGATCATGATGTTAGCGGGCTTGATATCGCGATGGACGATGCCTTTATTGTGGGCGAAGTCGAGTCCTGCGCAGATGTTGCGCGTGATGCCTATCACCTGATCGACCGGCAGGACGCGGTGTTCCTGTAGAACCTCAGCGAGGGTTTTGCCCTCGATGAACTCCATCGCAATGTAGAAGAGCCCCTGGTCTTCGCCGGCGTCATAGATAGTGACGATGTTGGGATGATTGAGGACGCCGGCCGAGCGTGCTTCGTTCTTGAAGCGCCGCAGCATTTCTTCCTGCTCAATGCCATGCACATCGAGCCGCATGGTCTTCAAGGCAACGGACCGGCCGATGTTGGGGTCTGTGGCCTTATAGACGAGGCCCATCGCCCCTTTACCTAGTTCGGATTCGACTTGATAGCGCCCGATGTTCTGCAACAGGGACCTCCCGGCGTCCGCTCCCACGGCAGACACTGGTTATTACCGAATGGAATTGCTGGCGCTTGGAGCGGGTTCGCAGAACTATGCTCTCCGCCCAATTGGCGCTGTAGCAAAGTTGTTAGCAGCCCGGAGTGCACTCCGGAGTGTACTCGGCAAAGTACCTTATTGAGACAGGCGAGTCAACGGAACAAGGGCTAGTCGGTAATCCGAAAATTTGCAAAACGGTAACAGGGAAGTAACCGAACCTCAACCTCAGTGATAGTATGCCGACCATGCGAAAGCTGGCTCTTGCACTCATCCTAACCTTCAGTCTCCTTGCCTTTGCGCAGCAGAACCCCGCCGAAAGCTCAGCCTCGGATGCCCAGGACGGTGCTGCAGTCAAGGCCGTCCTCAATGCCCAGATGGAAGCCTGGAACCGCGGCGACCTGGAAGGCTACATGGCCGCCGGATACTGGAAATCGCCGGACCTGACCTTCATCGGCGGCGCCACGGAGATCCGCGGATACGAGGCAGCACTGGAGCGGTATCGTAAGGCCTACCAGGCACCCGGGAAGGAAATGGGTCACCTCGACTTCCCAGAGATACGTGTGGTCATGCTGGGCACTGATGCAGCCCTTGCAACCGGGAAATTCCACCTGAAGATGAAGGACGGGCGCGAGCCCGCAGGGCGCTTCACCGTGATCTTCAGGAAATTTCCTGAAGGATGGCGGATCATCCACGACCACTCGTGCGCACAGTGATTATCGCAACGTCAGCGACACCACGGTCGAACTGTTCAGGTTCCCGCTCACTCCCGTAACTGTGAGCTTGTAAGTGCCTCTGGGTGCCGATGGTGTTGTCGCCACGGTCATCTTCGTCGTGCCCGATGTCGTGATCGATGTCGGCGAGAAACTCGCGCTTGTACCGGAAGGCAGCCCGGAAACACCGAACGTGACTGTGCCCGTGAACCCGCCCTGCGGCGTGACGGCGATCGAGTAAGACGTACTGTTTCCTCGCTTGGTGTTCCTCGACGTCGGGGAGGCCGTTAACGTGAACGACGGTGCGGTGTAGGTGAACGCGCCGCTTGCAGTTGCTCTGGTGCCGTCCGGATTGGCAACTGCGACATCGACGGTTCCGGCCGCGTGCGCCGGCGTTATTGCCGACATGGAAGTCGCGGAAACAGCACTTACGGTTGCGGTGACACCGCCGAATGTTACGGTCGCGCCAGCCTCAAAGCCGCTACCCGAGATTGTGCCTGAGGTTCCCCCTGCGGTGGTTCCTGATGAGGGCGAGACGCCGGTGATGCTTACCGTCGGAGTGGGGGGATAAGCTACGCCATTCGATACCTTATTCAGAATGCCAGCCTTACCGATTGCCTCAACGTAGAACGTCTGTGAACCCGATGCCAGATTCATCGACGACAAGGGAATTGCGTGCGTGCCCGGCGGCACCGTGGCCAGCAATGTGAGGTTCTGGCCGTCCGTAGTGTCGAACACTACGTAATGGTCAATCGTATTCTCGCTGCCGGAACTCGCCGAGAATGTTGGGCTCCAACTAAGGGTCGTGCTGTCGACGGTTGCCGAGAGGCTTAGGCAATTGTCGATGCCCGTTTCCACCTCAGTACCCTCCTCGTAATCGTTCCACGTCACCACCTGCAGGAACGGAAGCTGGTTCACAATGCCGTAGTCGTTGTTGTGCGTCATCTCGGCGAAAGTTTGCAGCCACGTGTTTCCGCACTGCTGCGGCGTGATGCTGACGTTCGGCTTCCAAGGTGCGTTGGTGTTGTCGAATCCTTTCCAGGAAGCTCCCCAGGGTTGCAGTGTCGGATACTTGAGGGCGGTGTCGTAGAAATTATCAAGATAGACAAGGCCGTAGGGATCGTTGCTCCCGTAGTGATTGATCCAGGCGAACGATCCGTCGCTCTGCATATGACTAAAACCACCAGCATTCCGGAAGATGAACCACATGAGCGGACTGCCGCTTGTATAAGACTGGACGTGTGCGCGCAACTGGTTCCAGATGTATGGCCAGTTCGGCGACGGATTGGTGAAGCACTCTTCGCAGATGAAGAAGAACACCACAGGGCGTCCGCCCTGGGAAACCGACATGTTGGTTGCATCCACGCGCAGGTAGGCCGAACTTGGGAAGAAATTGGCATTCATGTAATCGAGGTCGCTATCCAGAACGCCAAGAATGCAGTTGGTCTGGTCGGTGCCGCCGCCATTCATTGGACACGAATGCGTAATGGAGCCCTGGTCTTCGGTGATAGCAAATGACAGTGGGCACGAGGTCCCGATGCAGCGGCTCTCCAAATCGCTTTTTACCAACAAAGTGGTTCCGTTCTCGATCTGCTTATTGGGACCGTACCAGTCGATGATCGGCCCCCGCAGGCCACGCGCCTGCATGTCGCTCATCTGGGCTTTCACCGTCGCCGCGTCGTCGGAGTTGTAGCCGACCTGGATGTGGCCATTGCAACTGGTGCCCGGGCCGGTTGCGGTCGATCCCGGCTGCATACAAAACCAAGGCATGAAGTGCACGTAGAGCGCTGTCGTCGCACTGCTGTATTCGAGAGTGTGCATATCGGCATGACTTACAGGGCCCGGAACAGCGTTATAGGTGCCGCTGGTCGAATCTGACATCCCGGTGAATGCTCCCTGGCAGTAACCGGAAGCGGCGGAGCACGCGGAAGTGTTATTCGAGGTTTCCCCAGTGAGAGTGGTTTGTGCCTGGGTGAGCGAAGAGAGGCAAATGGCGGCGAGAAACATCACTGTGAAACGAAAACGAGCGGACTGCATGGCGAGGGCTTTCTGGTGAGAGTTGCTGCGAGAGTAGTACGCATTGGTCCACGCAGCAACTTGGAGCCCTAGGGAAAATACACGTAGTACAGGTTAGGGCCCAGTTCGTGGAGCGGGCTTCTTTGGTAAAGCCGGGTGCTACCCTCAAATTGTTCTAGACGCAGCCTGACGGGTTGGGCAATCCAGCCACCTTGCAGGCACCCTTGGCGGGACCCGAGGGAAACATGTCGTAAATGTCGCTCAATTTGTAGCCGGTTTCTTTGCAGATGTGGCGAACCATCGGGGCAATTTCGTTTTCTTTCCAGTAGCCACGAATGTAGTCGATGATCTTCCAGTGGCCTTCGCTCAATTCCGTCAGCCCTTGCGCGTTCGCGAGATCGAGCGCAACAGCGCGATCCCAGATCTCCGGGCTCTGCAAAAATCCGTCCTTATCGACTTCGTACTTCCGATTGTTCACTTCGAACACCAGTAAGTCCTTTCTTCAGTTGATGACTGTCCTTCTCAGTCGATCGTTCCCCCCCGGACATGAGCACGGCGATCGTCTGAGTTTACGCGTGTACGGGGGTCGTTGCACGCTTCGCGTTGCGCTGCTTCGCCCACGCCGCAATCTGCCGCATGCCTTCTATCGCGGCGTCGATATCGGCATCGGTGTTGAATGCACCGATCGAGAATCGCACGGAACCGTGGACATCCAGGGTTCCGTGCTGCTGGTGAACCAGTGGTGCGCAGTGCAGGCCGGTGCGCGTCGCGACTTCATGATCGACGTCGAGCATGGTGCCGACGTCGCCTGCTTCGAGCCCCTCGACGTTGATGCTGATGGTCGAGAGGTGGTTTTCGAGGTTGTCGCAGCAGTAGAGCCTCACACCTTCGATTGTCTTGAGGTTCTCTACCAGTTTCCGCGCGAGTTTGATCTCGCGGGCATGAATGTTTTCGACGCCGTTCTGGTCGAGCCAGTCCTGCCCAGCCCAAAGAGCGGCGACGCCCACCATGTTCGGAGTCCCAAACTCCATGCGCCATGGATACTCTTCGAGGTGATATGGGTAAGCCGAGCGCACGCCCGTACCGCCGGCCCGCGTCTGGCCGATGTCGACGTGCTTGCGCACGCACATACCACCGATGCCTGTACAGCCCATCAGCGCCTTGTGCCCGGTGAACGACAGCACGTCGATGTTCATCGCCTGCATATCGATCGGAATCACGCCTGCTGTCTGCGCGGTATCGACAGCAAACGTGATGCCGCGCTCGCGGCAGATCTTACCGATCTCGGCGACCGGTTGCACGGTGCCGAGGACGTTTGACCCATGATTTACAACGACCAATTTCGTGTTTGGACGAATCGCTTTGGCTATTGCATCGGGCTCGACGAAGCCCGCGCCGTTGAACGGAACGAATGTCGCCTCGATCCCGCGGTCGCGGACAAGGTGGTTTACCGGGCGAATGACCGCATTGTGCTCCAAGTTCGTGGTGACAACGTGATCGCCTTCCGCAAGCGACCCGAAGATGATCAGATTCAGCGCGTCGGTGCCGTTGTAGCCGAAGCAAAGACGCTCGGGACAATCCTGATCGCCGTTGAAGAACTTTGTCAGCCGCTTGCGAAGCCGATCAAGCAGGGAGCCGGCTTCGATGGCCATATCGAAACCACTGCGCCCCGGGTTCACACCCGTCTCGCGGTAGAACTTCAGCATGTAGTCGTAAACGCACTCCGGCTTCGGCCAGGCGGTAGCGGCATTATCAAGATAATGAAGGTTGTTTTGCATCGGCGCCTCGCAAGAAATGGTACGAAGAAGCGTCCCCGCGAGTACATGCGAAGCAGAAGGTATTTTCATTAATGGGATTTAAGATTTGACGGAATTTTCGTGAAACGGCTTAACGATTTCTGGCGTGTGCCTTTCCACGCTTCTTCCGCGACTTTGCGGACGGCTCGGCAGGTTTCTCTTCACGCGGGCGCACCGGCCCCCAAACGATCGCCGACGAAAGGATCATCGAAGTCGTAGTCGCGACGTAGGGCATCAGCGAATCGATGGCCGACTCGAGATGGTTCATATCGGTGACGGCCATCTTC
This window harbors:
- a CDS encoding PEGA domain-containing protein; the protein is MQNIGRYQVESELGKGAMGLVYKATDPNIGRSVALKTMRLDVHGIEQEEMLRRFKNEARSAGVLNHPNIVTIYDAGEDQGLFYIAMEFIEGKTLAEVLQEHRVLPVDQVIGITRNICAGLDFAHNKGIVHRDIKPANIMITPEGMAKIMDFGIAKVSGSLTSTGQVLGTPNYMSPEQVKGRQLDGRSDLFSLGVMLYEMLTGEKPFMGQGVTTIIYKIVNENPIPPRDLDLTIHPGLSAVVTRTLAKDPYERYQSGAELIRDLENYKSYGTDANSTIVAATGAFNREAIEQGDATLIGPSPTIARAPAPAPAQAQATGQRSAMHPTPVPQATGSAAASSTVKTPAVAPLPVPPAAPAKQPTTTSAKIAAAGSRGPGKLLIGALAFLVLVAGVVGITRHNARKRAAANQQQQFQQAMQQAQQAIDMAKQAEQLSPGATPSTSADATPPTSADVTPEPPPTDANATPIPPETGNAAAAPKRPIKPKLTTGDLQVISEPAGAHVDIDGQTRPEWVTPFLADKLPAGKHTVTYAMPNFGTEKRTVDVAAGKKGTVDAKLTTTVGTVKIASTPAGADITLNGKATGQKTPATLSLPPGNHVIKLHKDGFQEATENITVALGQTQNITGKLQAVPATTAAAPASAKPTQPAKESNPFAKIGRFFKGGNNERGKLSIKTTPAGAKIILNGEASSSVTPATIETKAGKYKVQLELDGYQTVEREVKVEKGKQTGIAEVLVHK
- a CDS encoding DUF3225 domain-containing protein, producing the protein MRKLALALILTFSLLAFAQQNPAESSASDAQDGAAVKAVLNAQMEAWNRGDLEGYMAAGYWKSPDLTFIGGATEIRGYEAALERYRKAYQAPGKEMGHLDFPEIRVVMLGTDAALATGKFHLKMKDGREPAGRFTVIFRKFPEGWRIIHDHSCAQ
- a CDS encoding IPT/TIG domain-containing protein; this translates as MSDSTSGTYNAVPGPVSHADMHTLEYSSATTALYVHFMPWFCMQPGSTATGPGTSCNGHIQVGYNSDDAATVKAQMSDMQARGLRGPIIDWYGPNKQIENGTTLLVKSDLESRCIGTSCPLSFAITEDQGSITHSCPMNGGGTDQTNCILGVLDSDLDYMNANFFPSSAYLRVDATNMSVSQGGRPVVFFFICEECFTNPSPNWPYIWNQLRAHVQSYTSGSPLMWFIFRNAGGFSHMQSDGSFAWINHYGSNDPYGLVYLDNFYDTALKYPTLQPWGASWKGFDNTNAPWKPNVSITPQQCGNTWLQTFAEMTHNNDYGIVNQLPFLQVVTWNDYEEGTEVETGIDNCLSLSATVDSTTLSWSPTFSASSGSENTIDHYVVFDTTDGQNLTLLATVPPGTHAIPLSSMNLASGSQTFYVEAIGKAGILNKVSNGVAYPPTPTVSITGVSPSSGTTAGGTSGTISGSGFEAGATVTFGGVTATVSAVSATSMSAITPAHAAGTVDVAVANPDGTRATASGAFTYTAPSFTLTASPTSRNTKRGNSTSYSIAVTPQGGFTGTVTFGVSGLPSGTSASFSPTSITTSGTTKMTVATTPSAPRGTYKLTVTGVSGNLNSSTVVSLTLR
- a CDS encoding TusE/DsrC/DsvC family sulfur relay protein, whose amino-acid sequence is MNNRKYEVDKDGFLQSPEIWDRAVALDLANAQGLTELSEGHWKIIDYIRGYWKENEIAPMVRHICKETGYKLSDIYDMFPSGPAKGACKVAGLPNPSGCV
- a CDS encoding aminotransferase class V-fold PLP-dependent enzyme; translation: MQNNLHYLDNAATAWPKPECVYDYMLKFYRETGVNPGRSGFDMAIEAGSLLDRLRKRLTKFFNGDQDCPERLCFGYNGTDALNLIIFGSLAEGDHVVTTNLEHNAVIRPVNHLVRDRGIEATFVPFNGAGFVEPDAIAKAIRPNTKLVVVNHGSNVLGTVQPVAEIGKICRERGITFAVDTAQTAGVIPIDMQAMNIDVLSFTGHKALMGCTGIGGMCVRKHVDIGQTRAGGTGVRSAYPYHLEEYPWRMEFGTPNMVGVAALWAGQDWLDQNGVENIHAREIKLARKLVENLKTIEGVRLYCCDNLENHLSTISINVEGLEAGDVGTMLDVDHEVATRTGLHCAPLVHQQHGTLDVHGSVRFSIGAFNTDADIDAAIEGMRQIAAWAKQRNAKRATTPVHA